In Candida orthopsilosis Co 90-125, chromosome 4 draft sequence, a single genomic region encodes these proteins:
- a CDS encoding Ubp2 protein (S. cerevisiae homolog UBP2 has protease activity and has role in protein deubiquitination, ubiquitin-dependent protein catabolic process via the multivesicular body sorting pathway), with protein sequence MSEETSSTTSTNPPSGLIMDTSDSGDSPITNQSSFSITDLATQSQSRNPFRQSPSLNPFSKGEESLNQSQPGPPQYNELECSDTSLDQKTDISNVELLKYPFKTINRILDDLKWTVPMKDKLEISLLNSKPIEYAFPLSQLVNSSHFSFQTLILNEFIDYCPSVEERKIEETNQIVRVVRGILVSRDQMCFHFRLVALEDAPKFSIGNIVDKHQWHVIPQGLTSTHDLKLLLGDYNEQDKVIDDAFFKSLNSPHNQLLRLTIFQPEFTTEELDSLTNESVIKSRYLSTFERHSGLTSDLVPSPLNCISTLIKVLRGPIEYKQTPQRTISLKNTKMETFIDTNLLLDKLSFNLNEEQDTVVPPLLSESPALEESFMRKILELIYIGRSLFAEKNDFRLNYSFSDNMSRVFGMVAEYDKSASISNYNNNLTNKFPSFITLSASTFFQEELLVKCFELSVQSDPVNKLHYVDALKDVSNFVASSSRINKLNAYLNKLSQSGEFVGFKDYITSLQTLGVVIDPNTPADSIDDDVIIAMYKDQCSSDPKNYQYFNNHLKIVAYAKGSQMLKNFLANEVIPMHLALSELQVEEITEDDVVVTAYEFKADDLLQQNGFNADANEIIFLNRALVSVAINRRSYILLNYLETKLPEYVKVPALEQMTVSKAYEFLNADKKTSEFEIINNFQNKALANDVDIRELRYAMKTIAEFRKSEILINFVKTGKIDSSLLPAENWPAGLDNIGNTCYLNSLLQYYFCIKPLRDLVLSFDEDDFDLDEFSKSRKIGGRSVEPSEIPRSNQFIYQLKRLFEQMITTDKRCVQPSKELAYLSFLPMSQPVNFKERTRSRESTTDSTTFGTADAADDDGDIKIEGNDSVVESVDAEVGNEETDSSMAEKVDDPFKEKNETTIDDGAKIKTDDEEVKIESRMIGDSVSTDKFIEDIETPGSTASVVSETGMNSKILAISTDEIESTIEIGRQQDVTECIENVIFQIESALPPTYLDNDGEQYDLIKKLFYGKTKQTIQPLESTDAKTSQARVLTERFNSLIINVSDHPKSIYDALDNYFNEDTVKLEEGLAKKSITITELPQIMQFHVQRVMFDREKLMAYKSIEPIPFSEKIYLDRYLDTEDEVILTKRAEVFQWKRELAELTSKKNEIVSIDEDASMNIIDILITTKAFLEKKVRDDDKLSVEQTTVQVLSNQITNLKNQIEEIDSRIVRIQQQISTQFDNYKQVGYSIFAIFIHRGEASYGHYWIYIKDPHQNNIFRKYNDELVTEVPDSEVFNFLEGNTATPYYIVYVKNDLEKDYINPLNRVINCNEC encoded by the coding sequence ATGAGCGAGGAAACGTCGTCAACCACAAGTACGAATCCGCCATCAGGTTTAATAATGGATACATCAGATTCGGGGGATTCCCCGATAACGAACCAGTCAAGCTTCTCAATTACAGACTTGGCGACACAGAGTCAGAGTAGAAATCCATTTAGACAGTCACCACTGTTAAATCCATTTTCAAAGGGAGAAGaatcattgaatcaactgCAGCCGGGTCCACCACAGTACAATGAACTAGAATGCAGTGACACAAGTCTAGACCAAAAGACTGACATATCCAATGTTGAGCTTCTAAAGTATCCATTCAAAACGATAAATCGTATACTcgatgatttgaaatggACCGTACCAATGAAGGACAAGTTAGAAATCAGCTTATTGAATAGCAAACCTATAGAGTATGCATTTCCCTTGAGCCAGCTTGTCAATTCAAGCCACTTTAGCTTTCAAACCttgatattgaatgaatttatAGACTATTGCCCATCGGTGGAGGAACGGAAGATAGAAGAAACGAACCAAATTGTTCGAGTTGTTCGTGGTATATTGGTCAGCAGAGATCAAATGTGTTTTCATTTCAGATTAGTAGCTCTTGAAGATGCACCCAAATTTAGCATTGGAAATATTGTAGACAAGCACCAATGGCATGTTATCCCACAGGGGCTAACATCCACacatgatttgaaattattgtTGGGAGATTACAACGAACAAGATAAAGTGATAGATGATGCTTTCTTTAAAAGCCTAAATTCACCCCACAACCAACTACTTAGACTAACTATCTTCCAACCGGAATTTACTACAGAGGAGTTGGACCTGCTCACAAATGAAAGTGTTATCAAAAGTAGGTATTTGTCTACTTTTGAACGCCACTCCGGATTAACAAGCGACTTAGTACCATCTCCCTTGAATTGTATAAGTACATTGATTAAGGTTTTGAGAGGTCCTATCGAATACAAACAGACACCGCAACGAACCATTAGCTTGAAGAATACAAAGATGGAGACCTTTATCGATACCAACCTTTTGCTTGATAAGctttctttcaacttgaatGAAGAGCAAGACACTGTTGTTCCTCCACTACTCTCCGAATCACCAGCATTGGAAGAGTCTTTTATGAGAAAGATTCTTGAATTAATCTACATTGGAAGAAGTTTGTTTGCAGAAAAGAATGATTTTCGTCTAAATTACTCATTTTCGGATAATATGTCTAGAGTATTTGGTATGGTTGCAGAGTACGACAAATCAGCTAGCATTTCTAACTACAACAATAACTTGACCAATAAGTTTCCATCCTTTATTACATTGAGTGCATCTACCTTTTTCCAAGAAGAGTTACTTGTCAAATGCTTTGAGCTATCGGTACAATCCGATCCCGTGAACAAGTTGCACTATGTTGATGCTTTGAAAGATGTGAGCAACTTCGTCGCAAGCTCGTCACgaatcaataaattgaatgcaTACTTGAATAAACTCTCACAAAGTGGAGAGTTTGTTGGTTTTAAAGATTATATCACTTCATTGCAAACATTGggtgttgttattgatCCTAACACACCAGctgattcaattgatgatgatgtcaTAATTGCAATGTACAAAGATCAGTGTTCAAGTGATCCAAAAAATTACCAGtacttcaacaaccacTTAAAGATAGTAGCTTATGCTAAAGGTTCtcaaatgttgaagaacTTCCTCGCCAATGAAGTCATACCTATGCATTTGGCGTTACTGGAGCTTCAAGTGGAGGAAATCACAGAGGATGACGTTGTTGTCACTGCATACGAGTTCAAGGCAGATGATTTGTTACAACAAAACGGATTTAATGCAGATGCCAATGAAATAATCTTTTTAAACAGGGCACTAGTATCTGTAGCAATCAACAGGAGAAGCTACATTTTGCTAAATTATTTGGAGACAAAACTACCTGAGTATGTAAAGGTTCCTGCATTGGAACAGATGACGGTTTCCAAGGCGTATGAGTTTCTCAATGCTGACAAAAAGACTTCTGAATTTGagatcatcaacaactttcaaaacaaagctTTGGCGAATGATGTGGATATTCGTGAATTGAGATATGCTATGAAGACAATTGCTGAATTCAGGAAATCGGagattttgataaactttGTCAAGACTGGCAAAATTGATTCGTCGTTGTTACCAGCGGAGAATTGGCCAGCCGGGTTGGATAATATTGGGAACACTTGTTACTTGAATTCGTTGTTACAGTATTATTTTTGCATCAAGCCATTGCgtgatttggttttgaGTTTTGACGAAGACGATTTCGATTTGGATGAGTTTTCAAAGAGTAGAAAGATTGGGGGACGAAGTGTTGAGCCTCTGGAAATACCCCGCTCTAACCAGTTTATTTACCAGttgaaaagattatttGAGCAAATGATTACCACCGATAAGAGGTGTGTCCAACCTAGTAAAGAGTTGGCTTATTTATCATTCTTGCCGATGTCTCAACCCGTGAACTTTAAGGAGAGGACTCGAAGTCGGGAAAGTACTACAGACAGCACTACATTCGGCACCGCAGATGCTGCAGACGATGACGGAGATATCAAAATTGAGGGGAATGATAGCGTGGTCGAAAGTGTTGATGCAGAAGTCGGAAACGAGGAGACTGATAGTAGCATGGCTGAAAAGGTAGATGATCcattcaaagaaaaaaatgagacaacaattgatgatggagctaaaatcaaaactgaCGACGAGGAAGTCAAAATTGAGTCACGTATGATTGGGGATCTGGTTAGTACAGAcaaatttattgaagatATCGAAACTCCAGGATCTACGGCCTCTGTTGTTTCAGAAACTGGTATGAACTCAAAAATCTTGGCTATATCAACTGATGAGATTGAGAGCACAATTGAGATAGGTCGGCAGCAGGATGTTACTGAatgtattgaaaatgttatattccaaattgaacTGGCTTTACCGCCCACTTATTTAGACAATGACGGCGAGCAGTAcgatttgatcaagaagCTATTTTATGGAAAAACAAAGCAAACAATACAGCCATTGGAATCGACTGATGCCAAGACTTCACAAGCTAGGGTATTGACAGAACGTTTCAACAGCTTGATTATCAATGTCAGTGACCACCCAAAGAGCATCTATGATGCATTAGACAATTACTTTAATGAAGATACTGTGAAACTCGAGGAAGGTTTAGCGAAGAAGTCAATCACCATTACTGAGCTTCCTCAAATTATGCAATTCCATGTACAACGAGTAATGTTTGATAGAGAGAAGTTGATGGCATATAAAAGTATCGAGCCAATTCCGTTTAGTGAAAAGATATATCTTGACCGATACTTGGAtactgaagatgaagttaTTTTAACAAAGCGGGCTGAAGTGTTTCAATGGAAGAGAGAACTTGCAGAGTTGACTAGTAAAAAGAATGAGATAGTGTCAATAGATGAAGATGCTTCAATGAACATCATTGACATCTTGATTACAACCAAGGCATTTTTGGAGAAGAAGGTGAGAGATGATGACAAGCTATCAGTGGAGCAAACAACAGTTCAAGTTTTGTCCAATCAAATAACTaacttgaaaaatcaaattgaggaaattgattCTAGAATTGTCcgaattcaacaacaaatcagCACTCAATTTGACAATTACAAGCAAGTTGGATATTCGATATTTGCGATTTTCATTCATCGAGGTGAAGCAAGTTATGGCCATTATTGGATATACATCAAGGATCCTCATCAGAATAACATTTTTAGAAAAtacaatgatgaattggttaCTGAAGTGCCAGACTCTGAAGTGTTTAATTTCCTTGAAGGAAACACAGCAACTCCATACTATATTGTCTATGTTAAGAATGATTTAGAAAAGGATTACATTAATCCTTTAAATAGAGTAATTAACTGTAATGAATGTTGA
- a CDS encoding Bcs1 protein (S. cerevisiae homolog BCS1 has role in mitochondrion organization, chaperone-mediated protein complex assembly, aerobic respiration and localizes to mitochondrial inner membrane), translating to MSQQPQAIDFEKIRNASDGSFQGMMSVGFKEVVLNNPYFAAGGGLMLLGTGLALARSGIVKSSGFLYRQMLVDLEIPSKDKSYLWFLEWMSKHKYRTSRHLSVETNVITHDNGAITTKFSLVPGPGKHLLRYKGAFILVNRERSGKLLDMTSGTPFETVTLTTLYRDRKLFNDLLYEAKNMALKAREGKTVIFTSWGPEWRPFGQPRSKRLLGSVILDKGIAESVVEDVRDFMASGEWYHRRGIPYRRGYLLYGPPGSGKTSFIQALAGELDYNICILNISENTLTDDRLNHLMNHIPNRSILLLEDVDAAFNKREQSTEQGYTSGVTFSGLLNALDGVASAEECITFMTTNHPERLDPALMRPGRVDYKVLIGNATEYQVKRMFLRFYENEKELCEAFLSKYRKLNLHNVSTAQLQGLFVYNKRDPKAAIDMIETLRDPNSVF from the coding sequence ATGTCACAGCAACCACAGGCCATTGATTTCGAGAAGATACGAAATGCTTCAGATGGGAGTTTCCAGGGAATGATGTCCGTTGGTTTCAAGGAAGTGGTATTGAATAATCCATATTTTGCAGCAGGTGGTGGCCTAATGCTACTTGGCACAGGTTTAGCATTGGCAAGACTGGGTATAGTGAAAAGTTCCGGGTTCCTATACCGTCAAATGTTAGTGGACTTGGAAATACCTTCCAAGGATAAGTCATATTTGTGGTTTTTGGAATGGATGTCAAAACACAAATATAGAACTTCACGTCATCTCTCGGTGGAGACGAATGTCATTACGCATGATAATGGAGCCATCACAACAAAGTTTTCACTTGTACCTGGACCCGGAAAGCATCTTCTTAGATATAAAGGAGCTTTCATCTTGGTTAATCGTGAACGATCGGGAAAATTATTAGATATGACCAGTGGAACTCCCTTTGAAACTGTCACATTAACAACACTATACCGAGATCGgaaattgtttaatgatTTATTATACGAAGCAAAGAATATGGCTTTGAAAGCTCGTGAAGGAAAAACAGTTATTTTCACATCATGGGGACCTGAGTGGAGACCTTTTGGTCAACCGAGGTCAAAGAGATTGTTGGGCTCAGTCATATTAGACAAGGGAATTGCAGAAAGCGTTGTGGAAGATGTCAGAGACTTTATGGCTAGTGGAGAATGGTATCATAGGAGAGGTATACCCTACAGAAGAGGTTATTTGTTATATGGACCTCCCGGTAGTGGAAAGACCTCATTCATACAAGCTCTTGCAGGGGAGTTGGACTACAATATCTGCATTTTGAACATTTCTGAAAACACCTTGACTGATGATCGATTAAATCATCTTATGAATCACATCCCAAATAGATCGATCTTGTTGCTTGAGGACGTCGATGCAGCATTCAATAAAAGAGAACAATCAACTGAACAAGGTTATACTAGTGGTGTCACTTTTTCAGGACTTTTGAATGCATTGGACGGTGTTGCCAGTGCAGAAGAGTGTATAACATTTATGACCACGAATCACCCTGAACGTTTGGATCCAGCTTTGATGAGACCCGGTCGTGTTGACTACAAAGTTTTGATCGGTAATGCTACAGAGTATCAGGTTAAACGGATGTTCCTTAGGTTCTATGAAAACGAAAAAGAGTTGTGCGAGGCATTTCTCAGCAAGTATAGGAAGCTCAACTTGCATAATGTCAGTACTGCACAGTTACAAGGTTTGTTTGTATATAATAAAAGGGATCCGAAGGCAGCCATAGACATGATTGAGACACTAAGAGATCCCAACTCTGTATTTTAG
- a CDS encoding Adp1 ABC transporter (PDR-subfamily member): MRFAPFCAAFVLFNLASPLKLDNSEDLKRSLSKIKNHGLVERFELNPNKLSDVLSQEVDDKKKPDKDCPPCFNCNLPNFECTQFSQCNTFTGMCECQPGYGGLDCSEPLCGSLADGNNKRPIRKKDVCECKSGWSGINCNLCERDDVCDSFMPDGVKGTCYKEGIIVNNFHQMCNVTNAKILAILKGKIPQATFSCNKTSENCNFQFWIDQKESFYCDLNKCVLDYDLAQNTTRYNCEKVACKCLPDRMLCGEAGSIDISEFLTETIKGPGDFTCDVVKKKCRFSEPSMNDLIQSVFGDPYITLQCKSGECVHKSEIPGYNQPDTPKLTLGNIFSIIGVLLVCLLFVVTIIRNINESALFKKSDGYEPLPTDSTVMMNQNFEPTTLSFENISYTVGEKDTRVLNNIFGIAKPRECLAIMGGSGAGKTTLLDILAGKNKDGKISGNIYVNGNIIDLKHYKEIVGFVDQEDHLIPTLTVYETVLNSALLRLPRDMTFEQKQARVLEVLNELRIIGIKDRVVGSSFKRGISGGEKRRVSIACELVTSPSILFLDEPTSGLDSYNARNVVDCLVKLSRDYERTIVFTIHQPRSNIVSLFDKLILLSDGDLIFSGDMIKANDFFTKNGYKCPLGYNIADYLIDITVDHNKIVKVSNADSSVVASSSTGIDDDIHSEFLKNRSSSQIDTTREWEHFAVHRDEYNTDVIGSRVTSTGEEETLLRLRNKLHSLFVESSLAAEVQSEIDEGKENPKEFDLSHHDIKKATILGQILILSSRTFKNLYRNPRLLLAHYVLSLLVGLFCGYLYYDVKNDISGFQNRLGFFFFLLAFFGFSSLTGLHSFSTERIIFVRERANNYYNPLSYYISKIFCDIIPLRVLPPVLLISIAYPLVGLTMEHNAFLKSILVLVLFNVVVAVEMLIVGILVKEPGTSTMVGVLLLLLSLLFAGLFINSEDLNVQIKWLEWISVFHYAYEALTINEVKDLILREKKYGLSIEVPGAVILSTFGFNVGAFWRDVSFLGGLTAIFLALGYVFLHFFTIEKR; the protein is encoded by the coding sequence ATGAGATTTGCACCATTTTGTGCTGCATTCGTGTTGTTCAACCTTGCGTCACCGTTGAAACTTGACAACTCCGAGGACCTAAAAAGATCGCtctccaaaatcaaaaaccatGGGTTagttgaaagatttgaacTAAACCCGAATAAACTCTCAGATGTGTTGTCACAGGAAGTAGATGACAAGAAGAAACCAGATAAAGATTGTCCCCcatgtttcaattgtaacTTACCAAACTTTGAATGCACGCAATTCTCCCAGTGCAATACCTTCACGGGTATGTGCGAATGTCAGCCAGGCTATGGAGGACTAGACTGTTCTGAACCACTATGTGGATCCCTTGCTGATGGGAACAACAAAAGGCCGATCAGAAAGAAGGATGTTTGTGAGTGTAAATCAGGTTGGTCAGGAATCAATTGTAATTTATGTGAACGAGATGACGTTTGTGACTCGTTCATGCCCGATGGAGTTAAGGGAACATGTTACAAGGAAGGAATTATTGTCAATAACTTTCACCAAATGTGTAATGTCACCAATGCAAAAATCTTAGCTATCTTAAAGGGCAAAATTCCTCAAGCCACGTTTTCATGCAACAAAACTTCTGAGAATTgtaatttccaattctgGATTGACCAAAAGGAATCGTTCTATTgtgatttgaacaaatgtGTCTTGGATTATGATTTAGCTCAAAACACCACTCGCTAcaattgtgaaaaagtGGCCTGTAAGTGTTTACCTGATAGGATGTTATGTGGAGAAGCCGGGTCAATTGATATATCTGAGTTCCTTACTGAAACCATTAAAGGACCAGGTGACTTCACCTGTGACGTGgttaaaaagaaatgtaGGTTTTCAGAACCTAGCATGAACGATCTTATACAAAGTGTGTTTGGAGATCCTTACATTACCTTACAATGTAAATCTGGTGAATGTGTTCATAAAAGTGAAATCCCTGGATACAACCAGCCTGATACTCCAAAACTTACCTTGGGTAACATATTCCTGATTATTGGTGTGTTGTTAGTATGTCTATTATTTGTGGTGACCATTATTAGAAACATTAATGAATCGGctttgttcaaaaaaaGTGATGGTTATGAACCACTTCCAACTGATTCAACCGTCatgatgaatcaaaacttCGAACCAACCACTCTTTCCTTTGAAAATATTAGTTACACCGTTGGAGAAAAGGATACTCGGgttttgaacaatatcTTTGGTATCGCAAAGCCTAGGGAGTGTTTGGCTATAATGGGTGGATCTGGTGCTGGTAAAACCACTTTACTAGACATTCTCGCGGGAAAGAATAAAGATGGTAAGATTTCAGGAAACATATATGTCAATGGTAACATCATTGATCTCAAACATtacaaagaaattgttggtttCGTAGATCAGGAAGATCATTTGATACCTACGTTGACAGTTTATGAAACCGTTTTGAATAGTGCATTATTGAGGTTGCCAAGAGACATGACCTTTGAGCAAAAGCAGGCGAGAGTTTTGGAGGTGTTGAATGAATTACGTATCATTGGCATCAAAGATCGTGTAGTTGGATCTAGCTTCAAAAGAGGAATCTCTGGAGGTGAAAAGAGAAGAGTTTCTATTGCATGCGAATTGGTTACATCACCCTCCATTTTGTTCTTGGATGAACCTACATCCGGTTTGGATTCATACAATGCTagaaatgttgttgattgctTGGTCAAGCTTTCAAGGGATTACGAACGTACCATAGTTTTCACAATCCATCAACCAAGAAGCAATATTGTCTCCTTGtttgacaaattgatcTTACTAAGTGACGGTGATTTAATCTTCTCTGGTGACATGATAAAAGCTAATGACTTTTTTACAAAGAACGGGTATAAATGTCCTTTGGGTTACAACATTGCTgattatttgattgatattaCTGTTGATCATAACAAGATTGTCAAGGTTTCCAATGCTGATTCCAGTGTCGTGGCATCTTCCTCCACTGGTATCGATGACGACATCCACTCtgagtttttgaaaaacagAAGCTCGAGTCAAATCGATACAACTAGGGAATGGGAACATTTTGCTGTTCATCGTGACGAATACAATACCGACGTTATAGGTAGTCGTGTTACTTCGACAGGTGAGGAAGAGACTCTCTTGAGATTGAGAAATAAGCTACACTCATTATTTGTGGAGTCGTCCTTGGCTGCTGAAGTGCAATcggaaattgatgaagggAAAGAAAATCCAAAAgagtttgatttgagtCACCATGATATAAAGAAAGCGACGATACTTGGACAAATCCTCATACTCTCCTCGAGAACTTTTAAAAATCTTTACAGAAATCCAAGGCTTTTGTTGGCTCATTATGTGTTGTCATTGTTGGTGGGTTTGTTCTGTGGGTACTTGTACTACGACGTCAAAAATGATATCAGTGGGTTCCAGAACAGATTGGgattcttcttttttcttttggcATTCTTCGGATTTAGCTCACTTACTGGATTGCATTCGTTCTCAACTGAAAGGATAATTTTTGTTCGAGAAAGGGCTAACAACTATTATAACCCCTTGAGCTACTACATTAGCAAGATCTTTTGCGATATCATTCCCTTGAGAGTGTTGCCACCTGTCTTGCTAATCAGTATTGCATATCCACTTGTTGGTTTAACGATGGAACACAATGCGTTCTTGAAGtcaattttggtgttggtattgtttAACGTTGTAGTTGCAGTGGAAATGTTGATTGTGGGAATATTGGTTAAAGAGCCGGGAACATCTACCATGGTAGGGGTATTATTATTGCTATTGTCATTGTTATTTGCTGGATTGTTTATCAATAGCGAAGACCTAAATGTGCAAATAAAGTGGTTAGAATGGATCTCGGTATTCCATTATGCTTATGAGGCATTGACCATAAATGAGGTCaaagatttgatattgaggGAGAAAAAGTACGGtttgtcaattgaagtCCCCGGTGCTGTGATTTTGAGCACGTTTGGGTTCAATGTTGGTGCATTCTGGAGAGATGTTTCGTTCTTGGGTGGTTTGACTGCGATATTTTTGGCATTGGGATATGTTTTCTTGCATTTCttcacaattgaaaagaggTAG
- a CDS encoding Cek2 MAP kinase, whose amino-acid sequence MSIIPVKTKDSFDKMVKAQPPESSGKVVFNISQNFKVLKIIGEGAYGIVAMAVHLPTNTKVAIKMIEPFERPLFCLRTLREIKFLQKFNSHENIIKLYDVQRPTNFSSFNEVYLIQEYMPEDLNQIIQTHALSDQHVQFFMYQILKALKLIHSANVIHRDLKPSNILVNENCDLKLCDFGLARLDSVGILTNKISLLTEYVATRWYRAPEIMLNASHYSTAIDMWSVGCILLELLIYKVVFPGSDYINQLILIFELLGTPSEKDLEVVKSKRAKVFIKSLPVRSKINFYNFCTNHPCRRIRHQNRDLEVNPLAIDLLEKLMVFDPSKRLTAKEALKHPYMSNYHDPLDEPVTSPIPMEEFAFDIEKKYLNVDDLKRLIYDQIMPSKR is encoded by the coding sequence ATGAGTATAATTCCAGTCAAAACTAAAGACTCATTCGATAAGATGGTGAAGGCACAGCCTCCAGAGTCTCTGGGCAAAGTTGTGTTCAATATAtcacaaaatttcaaagtcCTCAAGATCATTGGAGAGGGAGCTTATGGGATAGTTGCGATGGCCGTTCATTTACCCACAAATACCAAAGTAGCAATAAAAATGATTGAACCATTTGAAAGACCACTATTTTGCTTGAGAACACTTCGTGAGATTaagtttttgcaaaagttCAACTCTCATGAAAACATTATTAAGTTATATGATGTTCAAAGACCAACAAACTTTAGTTCATTTAATGAGGTGTATTTGATACAAGAGTATATGCCAGAAGATTTGAACcaaattattcaaactCATGCATTAAGCGATCAGCACGTGCAATTTTTCATGTACCAGATACTAAAAGCTTTGAAGTTGATCCACAGTGCCAATGTAATTCATCGAGACTTGAAACCATCAAACATTTTGGTCAATGAAAATTGTGATTTAAAACTTTGTGATTTTGGATTAGCAAGACTTGATTCAGTTGGTATACTAACGAACAAGATTTCGTTGTTGACAGAATATGTAGCTACTAGATGGTACAGAGCACCAGAAATTATGCTCAATGCATCACACTATTCAACAGCTATTGATATGTGGTCAGTTGGGTGCATATTGCTTGAGTTGTTGATCTATAAGGTAGTTTTTCCAGGTTCGGACTACATTAACCAATTGATCTTAATATTTGAATTATTGGGAACACCATCGGAGAAGGACTTGGAAGTTGTTAAATCCAAGAGAGCCAAGGTATTCATCAAGTCACTACCAGTACGttcaaaaatcaacttctaCAACTTTTGTACCAATCATCCATGCAGGCGGATTAGACATCAAAATCGCGACTTGGAAGTGAACCCACTTGCTATAGacttgttggaaaaattgatggtgTTTGATCCTAGTAAACGGTTAACAGCAAAAGAAGCTTTGAAACACCCTTACATGAGTAACTATCACGACCCATTAGATGAACCAGTTACCTCGCCTATCCCAATGGAGGAGTTTGCATTTGACATAGAgaaaaagtatttgaatGTAGATGACCTCAAGAGATTGATTTATGATCAAATCATGCCAAGCAAAAGATGA